Part of the Vicingaceae bacterium genome, TTTCTACCTTCGAAGTGCTTGAAAAACGTTTTGTTTACAAAGTAGAAAATGGGGTTTTAAAAGCCGTACCTGTGAAGATTAAAGCCGAATTGCCGCATATATTTATTGTGGAATCGGGACTGACAGCAAAAGACACCATACTTTTGGAAGGACTCAACCGCGTGCATAATGAGGAAACAATCATTCCGGTGTTTAAAAAACCTCAATCTGTTTATAATCATTTGGATTTATACGCTGAATAATTATCAATTTAAAAATTTAGAAAATGTTTGGACAAATATTACACAGACCGGTTCTGGCTATTGTAATTTCTATCATAATTGTTTTTACCGGAATATTGTCAATTAAGCAGCTTCCGATATCACAATTTCCGGAGATTGCACCTACACAAGTCAATATTTTTATTGCCTTTCCGGGTGCAAGCGCCGATGTATTGGTAAAATCAACATTGATTACGTTGGAAAATGCCATCAATGGTGTGCAAGGCATGCGTTATATGGTGAGTGACGCAACCAGTGCCGGCGAAGCCACCATTCAGATAATTTTCGAACCGGGTACAGACCCCAATCAGGCAGTTATCAACGTTAAAACCCGGGTTGATCAGGTTATGCCATTGCTGCCGCCATTGGTGCAGCGGGAAGGGGTGATCATTACACCCATTCAGCCGAGTATGTTGATGTATATAAACTTGTATTCTAAGAATGATCAATATGACGAAAAGTTTTTATACAATTACGCCAATGTGCACATGATACCCGAAATCAACAGGATTCATGGTGTGGCAAGGGCTAAGATATTAGGAAGCCGTCAGTATGCCATGCGTGTTTGGCTCAATCCGGACAGGATGCGGGCCTATAAAATTTCTGTTAAAGAAGTGATGGATGCACTTGCCGAACAAAGCATCATTGGGCGTCCGGGTAGATTGGGTTTAAGTACGGGTATCAAAGCTCAATCGCGTGAATATGTGTTGATTTATAAGGGATGGTTCAATAAACCCGAAGAATATGAAAATATCATTATACGGTCAACACCTGAGGGAGAAATAATTCACTTGAAAGATATTGCCGAAGTGAAAATGGGCAGTGAATTTTACGATATTTATTCAAACCTTGATGGACACCCTTCTGCATCGATTGTTTTAAAGCAAAACTATGGAAGTAATGCCTCCGAAGTTATAGCAGAAATAAAAGAAAAACTTGAGGAAATGCGGAAGAGTTTTCCGCCCGGCATTGACTATAAGATTTCTTATGATGTGTCTAAATTTTTGGATGCTTCGATAGAACAGGTAATACATACTTTGCGGGATGCATTTATATTGGTGGCTCTGGTTGTATTTATCTTTTTGGGTAATTGGAGGTTTACGGTTATTTCCTTGTTGGCTGTACCGGTGTCTTTGATAGGAGCATTTTTCGTCTTAAATCTTTTGAATATTTCTATAAACCTGATTACCTTATTTGCACTTGTATTGGCAATTGGTATTGTGGTAGATGATGCCATTGTGGTCGTCGAAGCTGTGCATGCAAAAATGGAAGAAGAACATTTATCGCCGTATAATGCCGTAAAAAAAGTTATGCGTGAAATCTCTGGCGCTATCATTGCCATTACTTTGGTGATGATCTCGGTGTTCATTCCCATTACATTTTTGAAAGGACCGGTTGGTGTGTTTTACCGCCAGTTTGCCATCACCATGGCTGCATCCATAGCTTTGTCGGCTGTCGTGGCATTAACGCTTACGCCGGTGTTGTGTGCCATTATCCTCAAACCACATGAACACAAACCGAGAAAAAAGAATTTACTTGACAGATTTAATGAATGGTTTAACCATCGTTTTGAGTTTTTTACCAACCGTTATATTTCGCTGGTGTCAAAAATTATTAACCGGAGCACGGTTACCTGGGGTGTAGTGATTGCCTTTGCTTTGGGTATTGTCGGAGTGAACAAGATTTTACCTTCAGGATTTATTCCCAGCGAAGACCAAGGAACTATTTATGCCATTATTCAAACTCCTCCGGGATCAACATTGGAAAAAACCAATCAAATTTCAAGGGAATTGCAAAAAATTTGTGAAGAAATAGAAGAAGTGGAATCGGTTACATCCCTTGCCGGATATGAAATTATGACCGAAGGAAGGGGCTCGAATGCCGGTACATGTTTGATTGACCTTAAAGATTGGTCCGAACGCAAGCGTTCAGTGGTGGAGGTCATGGAGGAATTGGAGGAAAAAGCCAAAGCACTGCCGGCAATTATAGAGTTTTTCGAACCTCCGGCTGTGCCCGGTTTTGGTACTTCGGCAGGTTTTTCATTGCGTTTGATAGATAAAAATCCTAATACTGATTATCATGAGTTTGATAAAGTCAACAGAATGTTTATGGATTCTTTGAGAAAACGTAAAGAGTTGACCGGATTGTTTACCTTCTTTGCCGCCAATTATCCTCAATACGAGCTTATTATTGACTATGACAAGGCCATGCAAAAAGGGGTCAATATCAATGAGGCCATGGAAAACCTCAATATATTGATAGGAAGTACCTATGAGCAAGGTTTTATTCAATATAACAGGTTTTTTAAGGTTTATGTCCAGTCGCTGCCTCAATTCAGAAGGTATCCCTCGGATTTGATGAACTTGTTTATCAAAAACGAAAAAGGAGAAATGGTGCCGTATTCATCTTTTATGAGATGGGAAAAAAGGCAAGGACCCAACGAGTTGACCCGTTACAATATGTATAATTCATCTGCCATTAGAGGATTGCCGGCACCCGGCTACACTACAGCCCAAGCCATTGATGCAATACGTGAAGTTGCCAAAAAAGTGTTGCCCAATGGTTATGACATTGCTTGGGAAGGGTTGTCGTATGATGAAGCCAACAGGGGCAACGAAGCATTGTATATCTTTCTTGTGGTGATTGCGTTTGTTTACCTTGTGTTGTCTGCTCAGTACGAAAGTTTTATATTGCCGCTTGCAGTTATCTTTTCTTTACCCATCGGTATTTTTGGTTCATTCTTGATGCTCAAACTTATGGGGCTTTCAAATGATGTCTATGCTCAGGTAGGATTAATCATGTTGATGGGATTGTTAGGTAAAAATGCTATTTTGATTGTGGAGTTTGCTGTGCAAAATCACCGTTTGAAAAAAGTGCCATTGATGGAGTCGGCCTTGGAAGGTGCCAAAGTGCGTTTTCGTCCTATCTTGATGACATCTTTTGCTTTTGTTGCCGGTTTGATTCCTTTGGTTATTTCTCACGGAGCAGGTGCCATTGGTAATAGAACAATCGGAGGATCTGCCATGGGGGGTATGTTATTTGGTACTATTTTCGGTGTATTGGTTATTCCCGGATTGTATTTGTTTTTTGCCAAATTGGCCGGTGATAGAAAGTTGATTCAAGATCAAGACCAAACTCCTTTGTCTGAAGATATTGTTGACAGGGAATATAGCGCCGGTTGGTTGAAAAAACTTAGAAAATTAGGTTTGGTTATAAAAGTTACCAGACGTAAAAACAGAAACAAATGAAAACAATGCATTTGACAAACCGTTTTATCATAGTATTTTCATGGGTGTTGCTTGCCGCAGGATGTAAAGTAAGACAAACAAACATAGACCAATCAAAAAGTTTGATACCTTCTACCTATAATGGAAGCAATGATACCACAAACAGTGCTTATTTACAATGGAGAATTTTTTTCAAAGACCCTCAATTGCAGTCATTAATCGACACTGCATTAAAAAATAACCGCGAATTGCTCATTTATTCACAGGAAGTAACAGCACTCAAAGCAGAAATCAAAGAAAAGAAGGCCGAATATATTCCATTCATCAATTTTTCTCCGGAATATGGTTTGGAAAAAGAACCACGTTTTACCAGACACGGAGCATTGGATGAACATCTCGATATAGAGCCGGGCAAACGCATACCCAACCCTTTGCAAGATTACCGATTAAAACTCGATTTTGCTTGGGAAATAGATGTTTGGAAAAAATTACGTTCAGCAAAAAAAGCTGCCGAATATCGCTATCTGGCCGGAATCGAAGGGAGAAATTTTTTGATTTCACAATTGGTTTCAGAAATTGCAGAATCATACTATGAATTGTTGGCTTTAGACAATTTGTTGGAACTGGTCAATCAAAATATCTCCATACAGGAAAAAGCATTGGAAGTTGTGCAACAACAAAAAAATGCCGCAAAAGTCACTCAATTGGCTGTCAATCGTTTTGAAGCACAACTCAACAATACTATTGCACTTAAATATCAGATTCTTCAAAAAATTCAGGCACAAGAGAACAAACTGCGCTTCTTGACAGGTAGCCCGAATCTGCAGATTCAACGTAACAAAGAAACCTTGTTTCAGGACTTGAACGACAGTATATTTATAGGTGTGCCGCTGCAACTTTTTTATAATCGTCCTGATATAAGACGTGCTGAAAAAGAACTCATGGCTGCCGATTTAGATGTATACTCTGCAAGAATGGCTTTTATGCCTGCTTTTGGATTGGTCAATTCTTTTGGTTTAGGTGCATATAGCGGATCGGTATTGTTTAACCCCGAATCGATGATGCTCAATGGGGCTTTGGAAATGATTACACCATTGATAAATCGTAATGCTCTCAATGCAATGCTTCAGAAAGCCAAGGCCCGGCAAAAACAAGCCATTTACAATTATGAACAAGCAATGATCAAAGCATTTTTGGAAGTAAAAACCCAGGTTGCCAATATCGAAAATTTCAGGATGGCATTGCAAAGAAAGATTTATCAAGTGGACATTCTGAATCAATCGGTCGGCATTTCCAACAATCTTTTTTTATCGGCTAAAGCCGATTATGCAGAAGTATTGTTGACTCAACGCGAAGCTTTGGAAGCCAAAGTGGAACTAATTGAAAATTATCTTCAATACAATCAGTCGAGAATTATGTTGTATAAATCTCTTGGAGGGGGGTGGAAGTAAACATTTTATTACTCCAAATAAATACACGCTTGACAAGGGGAAAATTGAATATCAAAAAATTATTTTCTGTTGAAAAAGGGAAATTGTGAACTGGCCGGAAAAATGCCTTTCTCCGATAACTTTATATCTTCTATGGTATAGAAAGTGTTTTCGTCGTTTTGTTTGATTATGTTGATAACATCAGATAAAAATTTTCTTTTGGTGACAATAATCATCACATACACAGGCCCGAGTGCCCCTTCTCCTCTGACAATGGTAAAACCAATTTTTTTATTTTTCAAAGAGGGGATAATTTCATCAGGATAAGTGGAAAAAATAATTCTGATCAATGCATAACCTATGGCAATTTTTTCTTCGATAACCATTCCCAAACGAGTTCCGGTAGCAAACCCAAAAGCCCATGCAAGATAAGACACAGGGTTGTTTAAATGATTCATCACTTGGGTGATTGCCATTAACCATATCAACACTTCAAAAAATCCGATGATTGGAACAATCTTTTTTTGACCCCGATAAACCAGAATATGCCTCACTGTGGCCAAACTTACATCTGTTAGCCGGGCAAGAAAAATCAAGCCGGGAATAAACACCCATTCATATATCCAGGATTCATGCATGTTATATTTCAGCTGAAATGACGTTTTGTCGATCGGTATTTAATAATTTTTCTAAGCCAATGTCTGATAAAATTTGCACAGATATGAGGTTGTTCAAAAAATCCCATATGGCCACATTCTTCCACAACAATAAAATCGGAATTTTCGGGTAAACGGGTTTGTTCGATAATATCTTCGTATGGCAAAACTGCATCGTTTTTTCCGATGATAAAACCCACCCTGTAAGGAGCAAACCGTATAATAATTTCCCTTTCCGGTCTTATTTTCATCCCTTCAAGGGCAGCAACCATTCCTTGAATGGTCATACGGGAGGCAATGTTTTTCAGCATTTCGACTTTTTCTTGTATAGCCGGAGTATCGATTTTATAAAATAATTTCGGAATAATTTCCTGAATGAATTTGTGTGGATGCTGTTTTACAATGGCTATAGATCTTTCCCTGTCTTTTTTTTTCGGTAGGGAATCGGCTCTTGCTGTGGAATGAAAGAGACATAAACCGTCCAAAAAGTCGGGATGTTTTTCAGCTATTGCCAACGAAACGTACCCTCCCATGGAATGACCTATCAAAATGGCTTTTTTCAGCTTGAGTTTTTTTAATACATAATAAACGGCATCAGCCATTTCATCCATAGTGTGAACATAAGATAAATTGCCCGTTTTACCATGTCCCGGAAGGTCTATGGTTATATAGCGGTAGGATTGAGGCAAAAGGGCGATGAAATCATTCCAAATTTCACGTGATTCCAAAAAACCGTGCAGAAAAACCACAGCCGGCCCTTTCCCTTGGGATGTAAAATAAATAGGAGTCCCTTTATATAAAAAAGCCCGATCGCCTTCCATCATCAAGATTCATTCATTAAATGTTCTATTTCTTCTGCTTCTACAGGGATATCAGCCATTAAATCAACCGGTCCTGATGGGGTGATCAAAATATCATTTTCAAGTCGTATGCCCAATCCTTCTTCCCTGATATAAATACCGGGTTCGCAAGTAAAAACCATACCGGGTTGAAAAACGGGAAATCGAGGTCCTACGTCATGAACATCAAGACCCAAAAAGTGTGAAGTGCCGTGCATAAAATATTTTTTGTATAATGGTTTTTCAGGATCTTGTTTTTTTACGGCTTCTGCATCTAACA contains:
- a CDS encoding alpha/beta hydrolase, yielding MMEGDRAFLYKGTPIYFTSQGKGPAVVFLHGFLESREIWNDFIALLPQSYRYITIDLPGHGKTGNLSYVHTMDEMADAVYYVLKKLKLKKAILIGHSMGGYVSLAIAEKHPDFLDGLCLFHSTARADSLPKKKDRERSIAIVKQHPHKFIQEIIPKLFYKIDTPAIQEKVEMLKNIASRMTIQGMVAALEGMKIRPEREIIIRFAPYRVGFIIGKNDAVLPYEDIIEQTRLPENSDFIVVEECGHMGFFEQPHICANFIRHWLRKIIKYRSTKRHFS
- a CDS encoding multidrug transporter AcrB, producing the protein MFGQILHRPVLAIVISIIIVFTGILSIKQLPISQFPEIAPTQVNIFIAFPGASADVLVKSTLITLENAINGVQGMRYMVSDATSAGEATIQIIFEPGTDPNQAVINVKTRVDQVMPLLPPLVQREGVIITPIQPSMLMYINLYSKNDQYDEKFLYNYANVHMIPEINRIHGVARAKILGSRQYAMRVWLNPDRMRAYKISVKEVMDALAEQSIIGRPGRLGLSTGIKAQSREYVLIYKGWFNKPEEYENIIIRSTPEGEIIHLKDIAEVKMGSEFYDIYSNLDGHPSASIVLKQNYGSNASEVIAEIKEKLEEMRKSFPPGIDYKISYDVSKFLDASIEQVIHTLRDAFILVALVVFIFLGNWRFTVISLLAVPVSLIGAFFVLNLLNISINLITLFALVLAIGIVVDDAIVVVEAVHAKMEEEHLSPYNAVKKVMREISGAIIAITLVMISVFIPITFLKGPVGVFYRQFAITMAASIALSAVVALTLTPVLCAIILKPHEHKPRKKNLLDRFNEWFNHRFEFFTNRYISLVSKIINRSTVTWGVVIAFALGIVGVNKILPSGFIPSEDQGTIYAIIQTPPGSTLEKTNQISRELQKICEEIEEVESVTSLAGYEIMTEGRGSNAGTCLIDLKDWSERKRSVVEVMEELEEKAKALPAIIEFFEPPAVPGFGTSAGFSLRLIDKNPNTDYHEFDKVNRMFMDSLRKRKELTGLFTFFAANYPQYELIIDYDKAMQKGVNINEAMENLNILIGSTYEQGFIQYNRFFKVYVQSLPQFRRYPSDLMNLFIKNEKGEMVPYSSFMRWEKRQGPNELTRYNMYNSSAIRGLPAPGYTTAQAIDAIREVAKKVLPNGYDIAWEGLSYDEANRGNEALYIFLVVIAFVYLVLSAQYESFILPLAVIFSLPIGIFGSFLMLKLMGLSNDVYAQVGLIMLMGLLGKNAILIVEFAVQNHRLKKVPLMESALEGAKVRFRPILMTSFAFVAGLIPLVISHGAGAIGNRTIGGSAMGGMLFGTIFGVLVIPGLYLFFAKLAGDRKLIQDQDQTPLSEDIVDREYSAGWLKKLRKLGLVIKVTRRKNRNK
- a CDS encoding UPF0316 protein — translated: MHESWIYEWVFIPGLIFLARLTDVSLATVRHILVYRGQKKIVPIIGFFEVLIWLMAITQVMNHLNNPVSYLAWAFGFATGTRLGMVIEEKIAIGYALIRIIFSTYPDEIIPSLKNKKIGFTIVRGEGALGPVYVMIIVTKRKFLSDVINIIKQNDENTFYTIEDIKLSEKGIFPASSQFPFFNRK
- a CDS encoding RND transporter encodes the protein MKTMHLTNRFIIVFSWVLLAAGCKVRQTNIDQSKSLIPSTYNGSNDTTNSAYLQWRIFFKDPQLQSLIDTALKNNRELLIYSQEVTALKAEIKEKKAEYIPFINFSPEYGLEKEPRFTRHGALDEHLDIEPGKRIPNPLQDYRLKLDFAWEIDVWKKLRSAKKAAEYRYLAGIEGRNFLISQLVSEIAESYYELLALDNLLELVNQNISIQEKALEVVQQQKNAAKVTQLAVNRFEAQLNNTIALKYQILQKIQAQENKLRFLTGSPNLQIQRNKETLFQDLNDSIFIGVPLQLFYNRPDIRRAEKELMAADLDVYSARMAFMPAFGLVNSFGLGAYSGSVLFNPESMMLNGALEMITPLINRNALNAMLQKAKARQKQAIYNYEQAMIKAFLEVKTQVANIENFRMALQRKIYQVDILNQSVGISNNLFLSAKADYAEVLLTQREALEAKVELIENYLQYNQSRIMLYKSLGGGWK